The window GATGATGCCGCCCGGTACCTCGACGACTGAATACCATCACCTGCAATTAGGTGGGCTAGCCCGACATTCCGCTAAGCTTCGCATCCGATGGCTTTACTTGGCAGTAGGCCTTGGCCGAAAGCTTGTAGGCAGTTACTTTGAGGGCGCTGGGGTTCGTCTCACCCTTATCTGCATAGATCTTCTTGATGACGTTGGTCTGGTCCCCGGACTTCATGGCATTGAAGTCCTTACAGTTGGTGTTGGCTCCGGGGGCGCCGCAAGATGTAAGCCCGGCAACAAACACCACGGCCAGGGCCACCAACCCAGCACGTTTGCCGGCCGAAACTCCGGATTGCCGCACAACGGTGCCGTTGAATTTGTGTGTAGTTTGCATGGCTGAATTCCCTTCGGAAAGAATGAACCGCACATTGCGGAAGTGGTTCAAACTATGAGTCCAAGAGGAACCCCGGGATCCACCCCAGAGCTGAATGTCACCACAAATGGTGACCCGACCATCGGCCCGCACTTTCAATCGTTAAAAGTGATACTTCACTTCAGCCCGAGTCGTCTGCCGTAGCTCGAATACCAAACATATGCTGACGTCCAAAGGGTCAGGGCGGCAGTACGAGGGGGCTGGTTTGAATCGTCGTGTGGTGAAGGTTGGAGTGGTTGATGACCATGAAGCAGTCCGAATAGGGTTTGCAGCGGCCGCATCGTTGGACGCTAAGACTGCCGAAGTTCCAGTCGTTGCAGTTCGCCTGGCAGACACTGTGAATTCTCTTTTATCCGGGGGTCATACGGTTTTTGACGTCGTTGCCCTGGACATGTCACTTGCCGATGGGTCACGCCCCAGGGATAACGTCCGCCGACTACTCGCGGCGGGGTACCCCGTGCTGGTGTTCAGCGTCGGCGACAGACAAGAGGATCTGCGGGAGGCATTAGCCGCTGGAGCTTCGGGAGTCTCCCGCAAGTCGGAGAACATACGCCAGACTCTGGAACTGATTCGGCAGGTTGCTCTTGGCAAGACTATTGACAACCAGGAACTGGCTGCCGCCATTGACGGTGACCGTGAGTTCGTCGCGGCTCAGCTCAGTGACCGCGAGCAGGAGACTCTCCGCTTGTACGCGGCAGGATTTACAAGATCCCAGACCGCGTCCAGGATGAACGTCTCCCCCAATACCGTCGGAACGAACATAAGGCGCATCCGGGAGAAGTATGCGGCAGCCAACCGTCCAGCGGCCTCCAAGCTCGAGCTTTATCATCGAGCCGTGGAGGACGGACTCTACACACCGCCGCATACCCGAGACTAGGCAGACCGATGGGAACCAACCGTGTCACCTGTTCTGATGACGAAAAGCCTGAAGGGCGGATCCCCCCTGAAATTCCTTGGAGCATCC is drawn from Arthrobacter sp. 31Y and contains these coding sequences:
- a CDS encoding response regulator transcription factor, whose protein sequence is MVKVGVVDDHEAVRIGFAAAASLDAKTAEVPVVAVRLADTVNSLLSGGHTVFDVVALDMSLADGSRPRDNVRRLLAAGYPVLVFSVGDRQEDLREALAAGASGVSRKSENIRQTLELIRQVALGKTIDNQELAAAIDGDREFVAAQLSDREQETLRLYAAGFTRSQTASRMNVSPNTVGTNIRRIREKYAAANRPAASKLELYHRAVEDGLYTPPHTRD